The genomic DNA AAATAATTCCTGGGCTCCGCCATTGGCAAGACGGAATCCTGTCACTGTTTCGTCAAATACAAGTACTGCACCATATTGATCACACAAAGATCTGACACCTTGCAGAAAACCCATTTCAGGAAAAACAACATTCATTGGTTCCATTACAACAGCAGCAATTTCGTCTGGATATTGCAAAAAAATTAATTCAAGTGAAGTGAGATCGTTATAGTTAAAAACAGAGGTTAATTCTGAAACAATTTCAGGGACACCTCTATTTTTTGGTGTTGAACCTATATACCAGTCATGCCAGCCATGATAACCGCATACTGCCACCCTATTTCTGCCAGTATAAGCCCTGGACACTCGCACTGCGGCGGTTGTTGCATCGGAAGCATTTTTTCCAAATCGAACCATCTGTGCGCAAGGGATAATATCTACCAGCAACTCTGACAAATAAACTTCAGGCGGTGACGGCAAAGAGAAAATACAACCTTTTTTTAGTTGCGCTTCTACAGCTGCGTTAATTTCATCATCCGCATAACCCAAGGTAACAGCTGCCAATGATGAAACCAGGTCAATAAACTCGTTGCCATCAATATCCTTTAAAATAGCTCCTTTACCTGATTCGATATAAAACGGAGAGGCCCCACGGGGATAATGTTTGTAACTTTTACTAAATGTCTGTGTACCCAAGGGAATACATTGCAAAGCGCGATCCAGCATATCCTCTGACGCCTGATATCTGCTCATTTCACCTGCTCCTCGCAGATTGATTTCTGCAAACCTGAGTTTCTTATTTCATTTGAGTTTATAAAATATTCGACTGGACATTCATCCAGAAAACTAACAACATCAGCAAACCTTATATCCATACCACTCTTGCCAATATCACGTACGAGATTATTCACAAATATATAATCTTCTTTTGTGTCTACAGTCACTCTATAAGATGACTTATCGCACACACCCCTTACACTATTAATTACAAACATATCAGGGTGTGTATAAATAAAATAAGTAACATGCTCACGCTCAAATTTTTTTCTTGCCGATAAAAATGTTTTATTAAATGCCTGATAAGTAAATATTTCAGCATCAAAACCATCAGGATATGTCGGCTGAAGAGCATTAGAAGAATAATCAGCATTGGCACTTAAATGTGAATCTATCAAATTATTGATAAGTTCAGGATCCGTCAGCGGGCAATCTGCGGTAATACGTATGTAATGCTGCGAAGGATACTGCTCTACTGCCAAATTAAATCTGGCAAGAACATCGTGTAAATCACCACACACCACCGCCACCCCCGAATAGCACAGAGTTGCACAATTGGATCATCTTCCACACCATCACTGGTCGCCACAATAATGGCATCAATACGTTCAACTAAACGTAATCGTCTGATGATTAACTCCAGTATCGGCACATCACCTAATGGCATCAAAACTTTGCCTGGAAGCCGACTGGATGACATACGCGCCTGAATAATGGCGGTAATGTTTTTCACTTTAACCACCTTGCAGGATTAGTAAATTCTTCATTCTTAATATGCACACTTGCGTAATCTGCATCCGGCAAACAGTAACCTGCACAGGAAAAAAATTCATCCAGCTGCACTATGTTGTGGAAGCCTGTCACTACAGCATCAATTTCAGCGATACTATTGATATACGCAAGCGAAGCCTGCATAGGGGTAATATGTTTTTTTTGCAGAAATTGATAATAAGGTTCGATCAAATTTTCACCCCAATGCAGCTGTTCAGGTAAACTTGTCAGCAAGACAATCCCTGCATAAAAATACTTCTTGCATGGATCTCTGTACCTGCCGCATGCAATCTGCGCAGCTCACCTGAAACAACCATATCTTGATTAAGAATACTAACGGGAAGCTGTATAACATCAGGAAACCAGTCACGGCATAATTCTTTACTTTGAGCGCTGTTATATAAAGAAACACCCGCCGCCGAGATAAGTCCTGATACTTTTAGCTCCTGCAGGGTTTCAATCACCATATTTTTAATCGATGTTGATGTTAACATAGGCGTTACGTCGTGCACTAAAAGAGCACTTAAATTGCTAACTTGTAAATCTTGCAGGGTTTTATGCAGTGATATTTTTATTTCATTTTTTATATCTTCTGCATCAGACAAACCATTTACTGACACCTTACTGATATAATGAAAATCGCCTGCTGCACATTTTCCGAGACGCTGCTGTGATTCTCCATAACCCGGCGCAGTATCAATGGTATCAATACCTGCAATATAGGCATGTTTCAGCAACTGCGCAGCAGCAGCTTCACTCAGCATGCCAAGTGTATTGGTGATGCCGTAGTTAAGACCGAGCTGGGCCCTCCCAAAATAACCTTTTTCACAAAAATGGTTCCAGAGGATAGGCGCTTTCAGTATTTTTTGCAGCACAACCAGGCCAACCCGTGAATCAACAGAGGTATCAGTGCGATCGCCGGTCGTAGGCATAACATCGAAATA from Alphaproteobacteria bacterium includes the following:
- a CDS encoding aminotransferase class III-fold pyridoxal phosphate-dependent enzyme, which translates into the protein MSRYQASEDMLDRALQCIPLGTQTFSKSYKHYPRGASPFYIESGKGAILKDIDGNEFIDLVSSLAAVTLGYADDEINAAVEAQLKKGCIFSLPSPPEVYLSELLVDIIPCAQMVRFGKNASDATTAAVRVSRAYTGRNRVAVCGYHGWHDWYIGSTPKNRGVPEIVSELTSVFNYNDLTSLELIFLQYPDEIAAVVMEPMNVVFPEMGFLQGVRSLCDQYGAVLVFDETVTGFRLANGGAQELFSVTPDLACFGKGMANGFPLSAVVGKKHIMSLFDDVFFSFTFGGELLSIAAAIAVIEKYKRDNVVASIKENGVVLVS
- a CDS encoding spore coat protein; amino-acid sequence: MVCGDLHDVLARFNLAVEQYPSQHYIRITADCPLTDPELINNLIDSHLSANADYSSNALQPTYPDGFDAEIFTYQAFNKTFLSARKKFEREHVTYFIYTHPDMFVINSVRGVCDKSSYRVTVDTKEDYIFVNNLVRDIGKSGMDIRFADVVSFLDECPVEYFINSNEIRNSGLQKSICEEQVK
- a CDS encoding aldo/keto reductase — its product is MLQKILKAPILWNHFCEKGYFGRAQLGLNYGITNTLGMLSEAAAAQLLKHAYIAGIDTIDTAPGYGESQQRLGKCAAGDFHYISKVSVNGLSDAEDIKNEIKISLHKTLQDLQVSNLSALLVHDVTPMLTSTSIKNMVIETLQELKVSGLISAAGVSLYNSAQSKELCRDWFPDVIQLPVSILNQDMVVSGELRRLHAAGTEIHARSIFMQGLSC